A stretch of DNA from Nitrospira sp. KM1:
CGACGACCAGCTGCTGCGCGACCTGATTGTCGCACGGAATGACATTCAGGCCTCCGGGTGGAACGCCGGCCTCAACGGCGATTTCTCCCAACACGAGAGCCGTTAAGGGCGTTTGCGGGGCCGGCTTGATCAGAATCGAATTTCCCGCAGCGAGGGCCGGTGCAACCTTGTGAGCCACCAAATTGAGCGGGAAATTGAACGGGGTAATCCCGAGGACAGGCCCGATCGGAAATCGCCGAAGCAGGCCGAGATGGCCATCGGTGCCGGGAGTCCAATCGAGCGGGATCACGTCTCCTGGAATTCGTCGGGATTCTTCCGCAGCGACCGTAAACGTTTGCACCGCCCGGCTGACCTCACGTTTCGCATCCGAAATTGGTTTTCCCGCCTCCGCGATCATCAGCTGCACAATCTCGTCGCGACGATCGTAGAGCAAGCCTGCGATCTTCTGCAGCAGTTGGTATCGAGCATGAGAAGACAGCGATCCCATAGCCGACGCTCCGGCGCATGTGGAGACGACCGCTGCCTCCGCATCGGCAGATGAAGCCTGAAATACTTCAGCGATGACCGTGCCGGTGAAGGGATTGGAAACGGGAGCGATGGAGTCACTCTGACGCCACTGGCCCCCGATGAGAAATGGACGCGGTCCCTGCAAGGAGACTCTCCGCGGGTAGAAGTGATGACTTACGGCGCGGTTTCGAGCGACGTCGAAGGAGCGGGTTCGGGCATCACGGCCTGTTCTGCAGAGCCCGCCTTGGCAATGAGATCCTCTGTCCCCCAATCCTGAATAGCCTCGAGCGAGAACGCCTCATAGGTGGACACGCCATGACAGGATGGGCAATCCGGCATCGGCACCTTGCGGAAAAACACTTCTGACAAGCAGGACATGCAAACCCACAGAGGCGGTTCACCATCCCGATGCGGCACAGACCAGAACGATTGGGTAACTGACATGGCAACGTCCTCGCTGGGAAGAAAGAGGTGGTGGTTGTATACACTGTCCTACGATTGCGGCGCACTACCAAGCATCCGATCCAACTCCTTGGCAAACTCCTCGAATGGAAACGCCCCGGGAATCGCCACCGCCGGATTGCGCTCGCTCGGCTCCACGGCCGTGTAGATCAAAATAAATCCGGGGGTGCCGCGAAACCCCCACCGGTTGGCCTCCTGGCGATCCTGAAAAATCGATTCCAGGTGGCGTCGTTCATCGAAACACTGGTTGAATTGAGACTGATCCAAGCCCATCGATTTGGCGAATCCCTTGAAGGCCGACGCATCCAATCTCCCGCCTTCGCCAAATAGACGGTCATGCATGGCCCAATATCGTCCCTGCACTCCGGCGCACCGAGCCGCCACGGCTGCATCGACGCCCACTCCGCGATCCGCTCGAGGATAATCTCGATACACGAATCGGAGCTTGCCCGTCTCGATGTATTTGGCCTGAAGCTTCGGCAACGTTTCCTTGAAAAATTTCAAACAATACCCGCAGGTAAAGTCGGAATATTCGATCATCGTGACCGGGGCATCCAGGCGACCTCTGGCACGGCCGTCATCGGCACTTGCGCCGGCTTCCGCGCGCACGGGCACCGTGAGCGATAGCCCGAGCAGAAGAAGCATGCCGAGGGAGCGAACCATGAACAACCTTTTCACGCTATCTTGCGACTTCCTGAACGGCACGTTTCGCTCTGACCCGTTCGAGCAATCCGACCATCAGCAGAGGCCATACGACCGTGGCGTCGCTGAGCACCTCGGCGAAGCGTCCGCCTTCGTCCGGTGGTACAAACTTGCCCCAGGAAATACCTTCCTGATATGTGCAGCCGCTCAACCCGCCCCAGTAATCAGGCTCGGGGCAGATTCGTACGCCGTACTGAAAGCGCGGCGGCCGGACATTGAGACCAAGGCGCATGTTGCTGATTTCGATATACGGTCCTACTTGCTGAGACCAGTTCCGCGGCACCCCGCCCCCGATCGTAAAGATCCCGAGCCGTTTTGCCGACGTAATGTGGGTGGTGTAACTATTGAGGTCCTGATACGGATTGAATGAGGGACACGACTTATTGATCGCATTCAGAATATCGAGGTCGCTCCCTCCTTTGGTCTGCACGCGCGCGCGATCCACGACCCGTCCCATGGCCCACGTGCCTACGTCCAATCCCATTTCAGAATCGGTGAATGCCGGAATATAGACGGGAACCTTCTTGACGTAGGCGCTCTTGAGAATCCCCGCCCCGTCAAATTCCTCCGCCAGCGTCTTTCCAAGTTCATGAGTCAGCACTTCGGAAGACAGAGGGCGGTCTTGATCGATCCGCTTCATCGTCTGGGCGACGACATGCTCCACGTAGTTGAGGTTCGATTCCATTTCCAGCGTGTCATAGACACGGTTATACCCCTTCTTAAACAATTCCTCGTCAGTCATAGAGGGATGATGTCGGTAATGCGTCTTGCCAACCGACTCGCTCAATCCATGTGCGATGAGCGCGCCGGTAGAGACCACACACTGCACCATGCCATGATCGATCATCGTGCTGACGATCTTGCCCATCTTTGCGATCGTCATGGCTCCGGAAAGCGTCATGACGACGGAGCAATCGGGGTCGTCGATCATCGCCCAGAGAACCTCGAAGGCCTCGCCAAGTCGACGTCCTCCGAAGGCCGTCTTCCGCATGGCCGTCAACAATTCGTCAAACGATCCGATATTTTCCGGATCAAGCGGCTCAAGGGCCTCAAGCCCATCCTGCGCGCCGTCCCGAAACTCACGGGCTCCCATGGCTGATGCCTGTCTCGCAGTAATGAAAGTGGAGAGTATGCAATCCGTTATACACAACCCACGTTGAACGCGTCAATGAACGGCATGGAGATATCATCACGAGACGCGACGAGGTGTTTGTCCGCGACAATCGAAGAAGGCTAGCCCGAAGAGCCGCCGGTACGAGCACGCTCGATACAGAAGGAAATGTCTATGGGTTTATCCGACTGCTCAATGGGGACAGGCTTCGCCTGAGCGGTACGAGCAAGAGAAGCCTACTGGTGGCTCTCTCCGACGCCGCCAAATCCGATAAACCTCTAAAGAGACGCCGGTTCAACCGAACATGGGAGAACCAGAAAGGAAAGTCACTGGAGGTGTATCCGCTGCGGCAATCGAAGAGGGCTAGCCCAAGAGCCGCCCAGTACGAGCAGGTTCGGTACAGAAGAAAACATCTGTGGGATTTATCCGCCCGCCCGATGAAGAAGGCTACGCCCGAAGAGCCGCCGGCACGAGCACGCTTGGTTTTGCCCACAACGGGATTCGAACCCGTGTGTTAAACGCACTCGACTTCGCCCTTTATTTATCAGAGCTTCGAAGATTTTCTTCAAGTGCAAAACAGGCATGGCTCAAACATGCGTGGCGGAAAAAGCGAGATAGGCACCGATAGGTTGAGGAGGATTCAATTGGCTTTTTTGGCAGATCTCACGTTCTCACATAGACCACCCCAGCTAGATCCTTCAGGTCGGCATCACCGGTAATCACTTCTGCTTCCTGATCTTTAGCTGTGGCATAGACGATCGCGTCGGCCATGGCTAACCCGTGACGCAAACTTACGTCAGCCGCGAGAAATGCGATCGAATCCGTAAGCGGAATGATCTCTGTCGCATTAAGCCGCCCTGCGAGCAGTAGCGCGGTTTCCTCACCCCGTTCTCGCTTGATCTTCTTGTACACTTCATACAGAACGACTGTCGGTGTGATGACGTGATATCGAGAGGTGAGATAGACAGCATACCGGTCGGCCAAGGGTCCGTCTGTAAAGAATTCAATCCATCCGCTGGAGTCCAGCAAAATCTTCACAGACGGTCCTTCTTTTCCCGAATATCTGTTTTAGACATTCCCTTGAGTGCTCCCTTTAATGATTTGAGAGGGACCTCCGGCACCAAAGTAATAACCCCTCCCTTCTCCACCACCTGCAGGCGTTGGCTCGGAATCAGCCGAAGCTTTTCCCTAACCTCCTTGGGAATGACAATTTGAAACTTCGGTGAAATGGTCGTCGTCGCCATAGGAAGCCTCCTTACCAATGTACCATCGATCATAGTATCGTCATACGCTTCTGTCAATCACTGCCGCCGGTCGGAAGTCTGTTAAGAAACACGGAAGACCAAGACTACACGTGCACCGAAGCAAACTATTCATTCACCATTCGCTTTGCGCCTTCAATTTACGCAACGCGTAAAATCGTGATACCTACTGTGGAGGCAAGGATGAAAAAACGGCATGCATCAGATTCACCTGGGGGGGGGGGGGAAATCCTGTTAGAGGAGTTTATGAAACCGGCGGTGCCTCCAATAAATGCCAACGTGCTGGCCAAAGCACAGAACGATGATTTGAGAATGCTCCCGTCCAAGCTCGTATCGACTGCTAGCCTCGGATCTCCACCGTCAACGTAAGCCCGCCCATAGACGAGAGGCTGCCCCTGAAGAGCGAACGGCACGAGCAAGCGATGAAGAATTTCCTGGAGGGTTTATCCGGCACCATCAATAACGATGCTCCGCTGAAGAGGCGCCGGGTCAACCGAACACAGGAGAACCAGAAAGGAAAGTCACTGGAGGGTGTTATCCGCTGGCGACAATTACGATAAAGCGCGATGAGCCAGCGGCCCACACGAAGTGCGGTTTGGTGGTCCCAACGGGATTCGAACCCGTGTTTAAGCCTTGAGAGGGCTCCGTCCTAGGCCGGGCTAGACGATGGGACCACTGAGAGGTTCAGCGAATCGAATGGTGAAGGTACCATAGGCACATTGATCTTTCAATTCATTTGGGGCCTAACGTCGCCGCACTAGGTCTGAAAATTCACCGTTGGGAGGGTCATGTGGAATGTCTTGACACTTCCGCTCACATGGCCTAACTTGCGGATAACCTTTTCTGTTCCGGCCACCACGCGTGCGTCCTGCATGTCGGTTCTACGATACGGTCAGATGAACAATTCGCTTCCTGCCGAGGCATCACGACTCGAATCCGCCGAAGACGTGCCGGTCGAAGAAAGGCCCGAGCAGGGTCTCGAACTGCACGTGGGCTCGAACGTCTTTCGAACGACAAATGGCGTCGTCAAACTTCAAGGCAAGGAGCAGCTCGTCCTGGAGATCAGGGACGACCCTCCCGCTCTCCTACTCACCATGGATATTTACGATGAACAGGGCCGACGGATCGGTCATCTTCGAC
This window harbors:
- a CDS encoding deoxyhypusine synthase family protein, giving the protein MGAREFRDGAQDGLEALEPLDPENIGSFDELLTAMRKTAFGGRRLGEAFEVLWAMIDDPDCSVVMTLSGAMTIAKMGKIVSTMIDHGMVQCVVSTGALIAHGLSESVGKTHYRHHPSMTDEELFKKGYNRVYDTLEMESNLNYVEHVVAQTMKRIDQDRPLSSEVLTHELGKTLAEEFDGAGILKSAYVKKVPVYIPAFTDSEMGLDVGTWAMGRVVDRARVQTKGGSDLDILNAINKSCPSFNPYQDLNSYTTHITSAKRLGIFTIGGGVPRNWSQQVGPYIEISNMRLGLNVRPPRFQYGVRICPEPDYWGGLSGCTYQEGISWGKFVPPDEGGRFAEVLSDATVVWPLLMVGLLERVRAKRAVQEVAR
- a CDS encoding type II toxin-antitoxin system VapC family toxin codes for the protein MKILLDSSGWIEFFTDGPLADRYAVYLTSRYHVITPTVVLYEVYKKIKRERGEETALLLAGRLNATEIIPLTDSIAFLAADVSLRHGLAMADAIVYATAKDQEAEVITGDADLKDLAGVVYVRT
- a CDS encoding thioredoxin domain-containing protein; its protein translation is MVRSLGMLLLLGLSLTVPVRAEAGASADDGRARGRLDAPVTMIEYSDFTCGYCLKFFKETLPKLQAKYIETGKLRFVYRDYPRADRGVGVDAAVAARCAGVQGRYWAMHDRLFGEGGRLDASAFKGFAKSMGLDQSQFNQCFDERRHLESIFQDRQEANRWGFRGTPGFILIYTAVEPSERNPAVAIPGAFPFEEFAKELDRMLGSAPQS
- a CDS encoding AbrB/MazE/SpoVT family DNA-binding domain-containing protein — its product is MATTTISPKFQIVIPKEVREKLRLIPSQRLQVVEKGGVITLVPEVPLKSLKGALKGMSKTDIREKKDRL